In a genomic window of Eriocheir sinensis breed Jianghai 21 unplaced genomic scaffold, ASM2467909v1 Scaffold79, whole genome shotgun sequence:
- the LOC126994417 gene encoding uncharacterized protein K02A2.6-like — MVLDVPAPKAFSVQEDPSSVAQRWKKWMSSFEVYLRAAGVTKVDQKAALLLHVAGLEVQDIFATLQPEGEAYDDLKTCLNNYFTPKANIRYERFLFSQCVNEANEKIDTFVTKLKRLALSCEFTDTNDVIIDQVIAKCKSHELRKKLLQEKNLTLDKVLEIARALEAATSQAQVIEGKAHNSSQVQINKLSKNPKQPQKQWQTGNNTKAHGKPEGKQPTAPANKTHANHPSQHNKVKGQHTFHTCYRCGRAGHYPSDRTKCPATDKQCNNCGRKGHFSTMCKSRKPEHINCALTMAESQQSAEDEQEFAFQINSLSSKEKRLMITVNINDTPIAMQVDTAADVSVMPEQVARKIPDLSIEPCNKVLKDYNSHTIQVIGLAKVNVQYDQQTTNLSITIVKGQGQTLMGLDWLKHIKLDWSKVFNVLKVEHKSEIPLSETLSHFKEIFSEGHGTVKNVKASLALKSDATPKFCAPRAIPYALKASVEQEIRRLESEGTWERVMYSDWGTPLVPVAKKGGGVRLCGDYKVTLNPQLQIAQHPLPNPTDMFSTLGKCKIFSKIDKNQAFQQLIMDDKSQEYCTINTHLGLFRPKRLPYGVASSPAIWQQTMDKIFNGLPGVFCFIDDILIAGKDETEHQERLAAVLRRIQDNGIKIHRNKCQFHVPSIEYLGFIINEQGIHKTNDKVKAVQSAKVPENVKELQSFLGLVTVSGKFIRNLATIAEPLYQLLNKDVQWNWTEDCQKSFEKIKTEITSPNFLTHFRMDLPVKLVCDASQVGVGAVLAHEMPDGTEKPIAYASRLLNKAERNYSQIEKEGLALVYGVKKFHIYLYGRKEFKLVTDHKPLLAIVGPKSGLPTLVAARLQRWAITLAAYNYTLEYRPTAKMGNADALSRLPVDKAPTDHDVSILLIDCYNLPITAKHIAQGIKQDPTLSKVLQALVTGRDSLLTSEECKPYVAVWSELSVEQDCILRGSRIVVPKQLREQVLTELHADHQGIVRAKAVARSYMWWPGVDKDIETYIKQCTSCAIHQNDPKPARFHPWEYPRYPWQRLHIDYAGPFLGHSYLIVVDAYSKWPEIIPMQSTTSSNTIRTLMQIFAVHGLPERIVSDNGPQFCSQEFKDFLTVNGIQHIQSAPYHPATNGEAERFVQTFKQHMKCKNVNSTNVHSGISKFLLTYRTTPHATTGVAPSILLMGRRIRTKLDLMLPNFLSEQQSKGWKQLQHQGKVRAFEPSSPVMVRSYTTPDKWVPGTIERQVGNMHYDVKVNGSVTKRHIDQLKPSWTDKTQNNSSVEQNASAIQHGAEQIVPSNNDEQLAQPTVPLRHSPAAHRVLPDRATRGLPSERLDL; from the coding sequence atGGTTCTGGATGTTCCGGCTCCCAAGGCGTTCTCGGTGCAAGAGGATCCATCTTCAGTAGCACAGAGGTGGAAGAAATGGATGTCTTCCTTTGAAGTTTACCTCAGGGCTGCAGGGGTAACTAAGGTAGACCAGAAGGCTGCATTGTTGCTGCATGTCGCTGGATTGGAGGTACAGGATATTTTTGCCACTTTACAACCTGAAGGTGAGGCCTATGATGACCTTAAAACTTGCCTCAATAACTATTTCACACCCAAGGCCAACATCAGATATGAGCGTTTTTTGTTCAGCCAGTGTGTCAATGAAGCAAATGAGAAAATTGACACATTTGTGACTAAGCTCAAACGCCTTGCACTGTCATGTGAATTCACTGACACCAATGATGTCATAATTGATCAGGTCATAGCAAAATGTAAATCACATGAGTTGAGGAAAAAGTTGCTCCAAGAGAAAAACCTAACTCTGGACAAGGTACTAGAAATTGCTAGGGCACTTGAAGCAGCTACTTCTCAAGCTCAGGTTATTGAAGGCAAAGCACACAACAGCAGTCAGGTTCAAATTAACAAACTATCAAAAAATCCCAAGCAACCACAGAAACAGTGGCAGACAGGTAACAACACAAAGGCACATGGGAAGCCTGAAGGGAAACAGCCTACGGCTCCAGCTAACAAAACACATGCTAACCATCCTTCACAGCATAACAAGGTGAAAGGACAACATACATTTCACACATGTTACAGATGTGGTAGGGCAGGTCATTATCCCAGTGACAGAACAAAATGTCCAGCCACTGACAAACAATGTAACAACTGTGGACGCAAAGGTCATTTTAGCACTATGTGTAAATCCCGCAAACCAGAACACATTAATTGTGCCTTAACTATGGCTGAATCTCAACAATCAGCTGAGGATGAACAGGAATTTGCTTTTCAAATCAATTCTCTATCAAGCAAGGAGAAGAGATTAATGATCACAGTCAACATAAATGATACGCCAATTGCCATGCAAGTTGACACGGCTGCAGATGTCTCAGTAATGCCAGAACAGGTGGCGCGCAAGATTCCTGATTTATCCATTGAACCTTGTAACAAAGTTCTCAAGGATTACAACTCACATACCATTCAAGTAATTGGTCTAGCCAAAGTAAATGTCCAGTATGATCAGCAAACAACAAACTTGTCTATCACCATTGTGAAAGGTCAAGGTCAGACATTAATGGGTCTAGACTGGTTAAAACACATCAAGCTAGACTGGTCAAAGGTTTTCAATGTTCTGAAGGTAGAGCATAAATCAGAAATTCCTTTAAGTGAAACCTTATCACACTTCAAAGAAATTTTCAGTGAAGGCCATGGCACAGTTAAAAATGTTAAGGCATCTTTAGCACTCAAATCAGATGCGACACCTAAATTTTGTGCACCTAGAGCTATTCCATATGCTTTAAAGGCATCAGTGGAACAGGAAATTAGGAGGTTAGAGTCAGAAGGAACATGGGAAAGAGTTATGTACTCAGACTGGGGAACACCTTTAGTCCCTGTTGCAAAGAAGGGCGGTGGCGTTCGCTTATGTGGAGATTACAAAGTCACATTAAATCCACAACTGCAAATAGCCCAACATCCTCTACCTAACCCCACAGACATGTTCTCAACCCTAGGAAAATGCAAAATTTTCTCAAAGATTGATAAGAATCAAGCTTTTCAGCAATTAATCATGGATGACAAATCACAGGAATACTGCACAATAAACACACATTTAGGTTTGTTTCGTCCAAAGAGACTGCCATATGGTGTAGCCAGTAGTCCTGCAATATGGCAACAAACCATGGACAAAATATTCAATGGGCTACCTGGTGTATTTTGCTTCATAGATGACATATTAATTGCAGGCAAAGATGAAACAGAGCATCAAGAAAGACTAGCAGCAGTATTAAGGCGGATCCAAGACAATGGCATAAAAATTCATAGGAATAAATGCCAGTTTCATGTTCCATCTATTGAATACTTAGGTTTCATTATAAATGAACAAGGCATTCACAAAACAAATGACAAGGTAAAGGCAGTTCAGTCAGCAAAAGTGCCTGAAAATGTAAAGGAGCTTCAGTCATTCTTAGGACTAGTAACAGTTTCTGGAAAGTTCATAAGGAACTTAGCTACCATTGCAGAACCCTTGTATCAACTGCTCAACAAGGACGTACAATGGAACTGGACAGAAGACTGTCAGAAGTCTTTTGAGAAGATCAAAACAGAGATAACTTCACCAAATTTCTTGACACATTTCAGAATGGATTTGCCAGTAAAATTAGTCTGTGACGCCTCACAAGTAGGAGTAGGGGCAGTTTTAGCTCATGAAATGCCAGATGGTACAGAAAAACCAATTGCATATGCATCAAGATTGCTTAACAAGGCAGAAAGGAATTATTCTCAAATTGAGAAGGAAGGTCTTGCACTTGTATATGGTGTCAAAAAATTCCATATATACTTATATGGCAGAAAAGAATTCAAACTAGTCACAGATCACAAGCCATTACTAGCTATTGTTGGTCCAAAGTCAGGTCTTCCAACTTTAGTGGCTGCACGACTCCAACGCTGGGCTATCACACTAGCAGCATACAACTACACATTGGAGTACAGACCTACAGCTAAGATGGGAAACGCAGATGCATTGTCTCGCTTACCTGTCGATAAAGCACCTACAGATCATGATGTTAGTATTTTGCTAATAGATTGCTACAACTTACCTATCACAGCTAAACACATAGCACAAGGTATAAAACAAGATCCTACATTGTCAAAGGTACTGCAAGCTTTAGTAACTGGAAGAGATTCATTACTGACTAGTGAAGAATGTAAACCGTATGTGGCAGTATGGTCAGAGCTCAGTGTAGAACAAGACTGCATATTGCGTGGATCAAGGATAGTCGTTCCTAAACAACTCAGAGAACAGGTTCTTACAGAGTTACACGCTGACCACCAAGGTATTGTCAGAGCAAAAGCAGTTGCTAGAAGTTACATGTGGTGGCCAGGAGTGGATAAAGACATTGAAACATATATTAAACAATGTACATCATGTGCTATCCATCAAAATGATCCAAAGCCAGCACGTTTTCACCCATGGGAATATCCTAGATATCCATGGCAGAGACTGCACATTGACTATGCAGGTCCCTTTCTTGGACATTCATATTTAATTGTTGTTGATGCTTACAGTAAATGGCCAGAGATCATTCCAATGCAATCAACTACCTCAAGTAACACAATCAGGACACTGATGCAAATCTTTGCTGTACATGGTTTACCAGAACGCATTGTATCAGATAATGGTCCACAATTTTGTTCACAGGAATTCAAAGACTTTTTAACAGTCAATGGCATTCAGCACATACAGTCAGCACCATATCATCCTGCCACAAATGGTGAAGCTGAACGATTTGTACAGACATTCAAACAGCATATGAAGTGTAAGAATGTGAACAGTACCAATGTGCACTCAGGCATCAGCAAGTTTCTCTTGACTTACAGGACTACTCCGCATGCAACAACGGGGGTGGCACCATCTATTTTATTAATGGGAAGGAGGATCAGAACCAAGTTAGACTTAATGTTACCAAATTTCCTTAGTGAACAGCAAAGCAAAGGCTGGAAGCAATTACAACACCAAGGGAAAGTAAGAGCATTCGAGCCTTCATCTCCAGTGATGGTTAGGTCATACACCACACCAGACAAGTGGGTACCAGGAACAATTGAACGTCAAGTAGGCAATATGCACTATGATGTCAAGGTAAATGGTAGTGTCACAAAGAGACACATTGATCAGTTAAAACCTTCTTGGACTGATAAAACTCAAAATAACTCTTCTGTAGAGCAAAACGCTTCTGCAATTCAACACGGTGCAGAGCAGATAGTTCCTTCCAACAATGATGAACAGTTAGCACAACCCACAGTACCCTTACGCCACAGTCCTGCTGCACACAGAGTACTTCCTGATAGGGCAACCAGAGGATTACCTTCCGAGAGATTAGACTTGTAA